One Sphingomicrobium marinum genomic window carries:
- a CDS encoding ribonucleotide-diphosphate reductase subunit beta, with product MSLLESRKAYKPFDYPWAYDYWKKQQQVHWMPEEVPLGEDCRDWAQKLTEHERNLLTQIFRFFTQADVEVQDCYHDKYGRVFKPTEVKMMLAAFSNMETIHIAAYSHLLDTIGMPESEYSAFLQYKEMADKHDYLNEFGVDTDEDIAKTLAMFGGFTEGLQLFASFAMLMNFPRFNKMKGMGQIVSWSVRDESLHCEGIIRLFHAFCEERDCLTQSVKDDIVDMCQKVVRLEDAFIDLAFELGPVEGMTPKDIKRYIRYIADWRLGQLGLKPIYMVEEHPLPWLAPLLNGVEHANFFETRATEYSKAATKGDWNEVWSNFDRRQKANTANEDEGEPEADMFAAE from the coding sequence ATGTCCCTTCTCGAAAGCCGCAAAGCCTACAAGCCCTTCGATTATCCCTGGGCCTACGACTATTGGAAAAAGCAGCAGCAGGTCCACTGGATGCCCGAGGAAGTGCCGCTGGGCGAGGATTGCCGCGATTGGGCGCAGAAGCTGACCGAGCACGAGCGCAACCTGCTCACGCAGATCTTCCGCTTCTTCACGCAGGCCGATGTCGAGGTGCAGGATTGCTACCACGACAAATATGGCCGCGTGTTCAAGCCGACCGAGGTCAAGATGATGCTCGCCGCCTTCTCCAACATGGAGACGATCCACATCGCGGCCTACAGCCACCTGCTCGACACGATCGGCATGCCCGAAAGCGAATATTCGGCCTTCCTCCAGTACAAGGAAATGGCCGACAAGCATGATTACTTGAACGAATTCGGCGTCGATACCGACGAGGATATCGCCAAGACGCTCGCCATGTTCGGCGGCTTCACCGAGGGGCTGCAGCTATTCGCCAGCTTCGCGATGCTGATGAACTTCCCGCGCTTCAATAAGATGAAGGGCATGGGGCAGATCGTCAGCTGGTCGGTGCGCGATGAAAGCCTCCACTGCGAAGGCATCATCCGCCTGTTCCACGCCTTCTGCGAGGAACGCGACTGCCTCACGCAAAGCGTCAAGGACGACATCGTCGACATGTGCCAGAAGGTCGTGCGCCTCGAGGACGCGTTCATCGATCTCGCCTTCGAATTGGGCCCCGTCGAGGGCATGACGCCCAAGGACATCAAGCGCTACATCCGCTACATCGCCGACTGGCGCCTGGGCCAGCTCGGGCTGAAGCCGATCTACATGGTCGAGGAACATCCCCTCCCCTGGCTCGCCCCGCTGCTCAACGGCGTCGAGCACGCCAACTTCTTCGAAACCCGCGCGACCGAATATTCCAAGGCCGCGACCAAGGGCGACTGGAACGAGGTATGGAGCAACTTCGACCGCCGCCAGAAAGCCAACACGGCGAACGAGGACGAGGGCGAGCCCGAAGCGGATATGTTCGCGGCGGAGTAG